The Lemur catta isolate mLemCat1 chromosome X, mLemCat1.pri, whole genome shotgun sequence genome has a window encoding:
- the LOC123628725 gene encoding uncharacterized protein CXorf49-like isoform X2, with protein sequence MHRGEFSSDDPNTRAPQAPGNSQATALSQGGVTPRGPAPSSDQEPPVHAPRPERQQEPPGAQDCPECAELEREIDDLKERLAAMESILEKFQAI encoded by the exons ATGCATCGTGGAGAATTCAGCAGTGACGACCCCAACACCAGAGCCCCTCAAGCTCCAGGAAACTCACAGGCCACTGCCCTGAGCCAGGGAGGCGTCAcgcccagaggccctgcaccctcca GTGATCAGGAGCCACCTGTCCATGCCCCAAGACCGGAAAGGCAGCAGGAACCACCGGGAGCACAGGACTGTCCTGAG TGTGCcgagctggagagagagatagaCGACCTTAAAGAGCGACTAG CGGCCATGGAGAGCATCCTTGAAAAGTTCCAGGCCATCTga
- the LOC123628725 gene encoding uncharacterized protein CXorf49-like isoform X1, whose amino-acid sequence MHRGEFSSDDPNTRAPQAPGNSQATALSQGGVTPRGPAPSSDQEPPVHAPRPERQQEPPGAQDCPECAELEREIDDLKERLGMMNPWLGLGQGLGQT is encoded by the exons ATGCATCGTGGAGAATTCAGCAGTGACGACCCCAACACCAGAGCCCCTCAAGCTCCAGGAAACTCACAGGCCACTGCCCTGAGCCAGGGAGGCGTCAcgcccagaggccctgcaccctcca GTGATCAGGAGCCACCTGTCCATGCCCCAAGACCGGAAAGGCAGCAGGAACCACCGGGAGCACAGGACTGTCCTGAG TGTGCcgagctggagagagagatagaCGACCTTAAAGAGCGACTAGGTATGATGAACCCCTGgctcgggctggggcaggggctgggacagacctAG